The Pseudarthrobacter sp. BIM B-2242 region AACAGCTGCTCAGCAGAGGCGTCGCACGGAGTGTACTTGCGCTCCGGCGCGTACGGGAACTGCTCACCCGGTCCGAAGACGTGGCAGTGCGCGTCGACCGCGCCCGTGGGCACGCGGAACGTCGGAGCCGAGGGCCCGTTGTACCAGTCGAGCCATCCGGGCGACTTCTCGAAGCCGCCGCTGGTGTCGCCGTGCGCCATGGTGCTCATGCCTCCACGTACTCGAGGCCGGCCTTGGCCAGCGGCTCGCGCATGTTGTAGATGTCGAGCCCCAGCACGCCCTCGCGGAACTGCTGACGCTTGGCCTCCTCGTTGTCCTCGCGCTTTTGGCTGGCGTCAGCCACCGCTCCGACTAGCTCGCGCGGGACAACCACGACGCCGTCGACATCGGCAACGACCACGTCGCCAGGGTTCACCACGGCGTTCGCGACCACTACGGGGATGTTCACCGATCCGAGGGTCGCCTTGACGGTGCCCTTCGAGTTGATCGCGCGGGAGAAGACCGGGAAGCCCAGCTTCTCGAGGTCGGCGACGTCACGCACGCCGCCGTCGATGACCAGGCCCTTGCAGCCGCGCGCGGTGAGCGAGGTCGCGAGCAGCTCACCGAAGAAGCCGTCTTCACTCTCGGTGGTGCAGCCGGCGACGATCACATCGCCTTCCTGCACCTGCTCGGCGGCGACGTGGAACATCCAGTTGTCACCGGGCTGCAGCAGCACCGTCACGGCCGGGCCACAGAGCTTAGCGCCGGTGTAGGCCGGCCGGATGTAGGGGCGCAGGAGCCCGACTCGCCCCATCGCCTCGTGGATAGTGGCGACGCCGAACTGCGAAAGGCGTTTGACGTCCGCGGGGTCCGGACGTTCGATATTGGTGCGGACGATGCCGAGGTTGTTCAGTCGCATTTTGATGGTCCTCTCAGAGTCCGCGCGCAGTAAGGGCGCGGTCAAGCCGTGGGTAGACACGGCGGGCGTTGGCTTCGAACACCTGCGCGCGCTGCGCATCGTTCAGGTTGGTGGTGGCGTCGATGTACCGCTTGGTGTCGTCGAAGTAGTGTCCGCTGCGCGGGTCGACGTCGCGCACGGCGCCGATCATCTCGCTCGCGAAAAGGATGTTCTCGGTAGGGACGACCTTGGTGAGGAGGTCGATGCCCGGCTGGTGGTACACGCAGGTGTCGAAGAACACGTTGTTCAGCAGGTGCTCCTCGATTTCGGGCTTGCCCAGCGCCATTGCGAGCCCACGGAAGCGCCCCCAGTGGTAGGGAACGGCGCCGCCGCCGTGAGGGATTACGAGCTTCAACTCGGGGAAGTCGCGGAACAGGTCGCCCTGGAGCAGTTGCATGAAGGCGGTGGTGTCGGCGTTGAGGTAGTGCGCTCCGGTCGTGTGGAAGGCCGGGTTGCATGACGTGCTGACGTGCACCATCGCCGGGATCTCGTATTCGACGAGTTTCTCGTATATCGGGTACCACGAGCGATCGGTCAGCGGCGGGGACGTCCAGTTGCCGCCGGACGGATCGGGGTTGAGGTTCACTGTGACGGCCCCGAGTTCCTCGACGGCGCGAGTAAGCTCGGCAACGCTCGTCGCGGGATCCGTACCGGGGGACTGAGGGAGCATCGCCCCCACTAGGAATCGTTCGGGGTAGAGCTCGCCGACGCGGGCGCACAGGTCGTTGCAGATCCGGGCCCAGGTCTCGCTCACAGCGAGGTCTCCGATGTGGTGCGCCATGAACGAGGCACGGGGGCTGAATACGGTGACGTCGCTGCCGCGCTCGTTCATGAGCTTGAGCTGGTTGGCCTCGATGGTTTCACGGATGTCGTCATCGCTGATGCGCAGAGTCGCAGGGTCAGGAGCGTCCGCGCGTCCTTCAGTGAATGCGATCTGCAGATCACGCCAGGCTCCGAGCTGTGTTGGAGCTGTGGTGTAGTGGCCGTGGATGTCGATAATCACGCGCGTGTCGTCCTTGTCACTCAGTGTAAGCGGGGCGAGAGTAGCGGCACTTCGTTGGATCAGTGCTGCCCCAAACTGACTCTAGGGGTGTTTGCCACTGTGGTCCAATAGATATGCAAGGAAAAAGCCATAGATAAGATCTATAGCATGACATTCACCGACCTCAACCAGCTCCGGACATTCGTCACGCTTTACGAGCTGCGCAGCGTCACGGGCGCCGCCAGGCGCCTGCATGTAACACAGCCCACGGTCAGCCATTCCCTGAAGCGGCTCAGGGAGCGGTTCGGCGACGAGCTGTTCCGTCGCGAAGGGAACGACATGGTGCCGACCGCGAAGGCGACGCAGCTGTTTGGGCCGCTACACAACGCCTTGGCACAAATAGACGCGACCGTCATGGGATCGGACGTGTTCGAACCGACCGGATTCAGCGGCGAACTTGTCCTCGGACTCACCTCGATCGGCGAGCAGACATTCCTCCCACCGATCATGACTGCCCTCGGGCGGGTCGGCGCCGATCCGCGAATACAGGTAGAACGGCTTGATTCGGACGAGGTCGAGAGCGCGCTAATCCGCGGCACCATCGATCTGGCACTTACCGTGTCGCGGATAGCCACACCGCGGCTGTGGAGGACGCACGTGCGTTCGGTCGAATACGTGGCTCTGTCGTCCGGGTCGCATCCACTGCCCGCGACCGGGCCTGACATGTTCGAGGGGAGGCGCTTTGTGCGGGTCTCCGCCCGTGGCGGGCACGTCTATCCTGTGCAGGCGCTGACCGAACACGACTTGATGTCCCAGGTCGTGCTGACCATGGAGGAATACGGCACCGTGCCCGCCGTACTCGAGGCGACGGACCTGGTCGTCCTGCTGCCTCGACATGTAGCGGGGGTGTTCTGCGGCTGGTTCCCCCGCCTTCGCATCGCCGAGCTGCCCTGGCCCGCGCAGAGCACGCCGGTGGAGTTGTACACGCGGCGCGAGGCGAGCCTCTCGCAGGCGCAGCGATGGTTCCGCTCGCTGGTGCTGGATGCGGTTGCGGCGGATGAATACAAGTCGCAGTCATAAGCGTCTGCGGGCGTCTACAAAATCGGACATGCCCAGGCAGCGCTAGCGTTTCGTCCTGTTCCAGCTGGCCTTACCCGGAGCGAAGGGGCTACGGACATGGATGGACCATGACGAATGCGGGTGGATCGTCAGAATCGCGTGCTCCCACCAGGCGCGGGCTTCAGTTGAGAGCTTCGGTAGTACCGCATCCTTGTCGGCGTCGTCCTCCGGACGGGGACGCAGCGCCTTCCAGACCAGCTGCACCTCGGGCGCCCCGGTCGGAATGCCGTCGACGTCGATCACTGCACGATCCCACGGCAGTTGCAGTCGGGGATCTCGTCGATAAACCCAGACGTTATCCGTTCCGTCCTCGACGTCGATCTGCAGTACCCATGCGCCCGTTTCATCATCATGGATACGGATCGGCTGCAGATCGGCATCCATATCAGCCTCTGCCCAAGGTAGAACGCCGTCGCCTGACGGGGCCCACGCGCTAAACGGTGCCGGCAAGTCCTGCACCACTCGGGGCAGGTCGGCGATCGTCGTACTGACATCGATATTGTGGTGCTCGCGAGTGTTAGTGCCGAGCCAGTGGTCGAGCGCCACCCCTCCGGACAACCACCAACGCGCCGATGACGGCCCGAGCAGCTCCGCCACGACTCGCAGGGGCAGGGGTTCCCAGCGCGTCGCGAGGGTGGGTGTGGATGAGGCCATGGCTCAAGGCTACCCGCGGGCGGAGGTGGTTTGTCGAAATGGCAAGGAGACCGAATAGAAAACCTGCGCGAGCAAGCAATCCAACAACAATTTCAGGCCGCCTGGTGCGATGCCAGGGTCTGCGAAAGATGCTCGCCCACGGCGAAGGCCCTTGTAATGGCTGAACCGAGTGTCGCTCCGCCGCCTGGGTAGGTGTTGCGGAAGACACCGGCGGATACATTGCCCGCGGCGTAGAGCCCGGGGATTCGCTGGCGGTGGCGGTCCAGGACCTGGCCGTTGAAGTCGGTATCCAGGCCACCGGAGGTGCCCAGCGTCCCGGCCGAAATCGGCACCGCATAAAACGGGCCGGTGACGAGCGGTGCGAGGCACGGGTTGGGTGCCACGCCGGCGTCGCCGAGGAATCTGTCCTGCGGAGTTGAGCCGCGGTGAAATTCGGTGTCCACGCCGTGTGCCGCGTCCGCGTTGAACCGGGTGACGGTCTGGTCCAGTCCCGCCGGTTCGATCCCGATCTTCCCGGCGAGTTCCTCGAGAGTCTCCGCCTGCGTCATCCAGTCTGCGGGAGTTCCGGGAGTGGAGCCTGCCACCGGGTACTTCGACATGTAGGTGGAGTCGAAGATGAGCCAGGCGGGATTGTTCTGCTGGCCCCGGGTGTGGGGATCGATGGAGGCGAACAGCCGGGCGGCGTCGTGGTAATTGAGTGCCTCGTTGACGAAGCGCTTCCCGGCCGCGTTCACCGTGATGGATCCGGGCAGGGTCATTTCCACGTTGCCCATCCGACCTGACTGCACGCCGTCGTACTGGTGGGCCGGCGTGCTGATGACCGGTACTCCCCAGACGGCGGTCATGTCCGCCACGCCTGCACCGGACTTAAGGCCCAGCTCCAGGCCGTCACCCTCATTGGAGGGCGCGCCTATGGGCGTCACGGGAAACGGTAGGAATGCCTTCCTGAGGCGCGGATTCCACTCAAACCCTCCGGAGGCAAGAACGACGGCGGCTGTCGCGATTTGCTTGCTGCCCTGGCCTGCGCCGATGGTCACTTTCCAGCCGTCGGTGGACCCGTCCCCAACGGGGACCAAATCCTGCAGGGGTGCCTCAACAGCAATGTGCACTCCCCGGTCCAGCGCGCTGGCCAGCAGCCTGCCTACCAGCGCGCCGCCCATGGTCCGCACGCCTGTGGCGGCCCTGCGGGCGAGCAGCGCGGGGTCGGCCCCCCGGCCGTTGAGTTCATCGCGTTCGGTCATGGTCAGCAGCGGAAAGTACGATGACGGGCGGATCAGTTCTGCCATGCCGGGATAACCTGCCGGGTCGAAGGCGTCGTTGTCCAGGCCCCTGCCGCCGCTCGCCGCGCCGGCCCACTCCATGTGGTAATCCGGACGGGCAATGGCTGTCAGGGACACCTGGGTGTTGTTGGTCAGGTATTCGACGGCGCGCCGGGCGGTGCTGATGTACCAGTGGATTTCCTCCGGTGCCAGCACGTGCCCGGCCGCCGCGGTGAGGTAGGCGACGGCATCTGCATGGCTGTCCGCGAAGCCGGCCCCGCGTGCCAGGTGGTTATTCGGTGCCCACATCACGCCGCCCCCGGCCGCGGTGGTGCCGCCCAGCTGTGCAGCTTTCTCAACCACCAGCACGCTGAGTCCGGCGTCGGCGGCGCGGACCGCTGCCACCAGCCCGGACGCGCCGCTGCCCGCCACCACCACGTCATAAGAGCCGGCCAGCCCATCCGGGGGAGTGGTCACGGAGTTCATGCCGACACTGCCTGCTGGGACGATGCGGCTGATCCGGCTGCCTGCGCGGCGGGCATGTCGATGACGATCTTGCCCACTTTTTCGGTGCGGTTCCCCATCAGGGCGTACGCCCGGGGAAGGTCGCTGAAATCAAAGCGGTGGGTCATGAGCGCCCGGGCCTGGTCAGGGTGACGGGCGAGCAGTGCCAGGCCGTCGGGGATCAGGTTCAGGCTGTTGCGGCTGCCCATGATGTCGAGCTCCTTGAAGGGCAGGTCCTTCATGGAAATGCTGGCAGCACGCGGTGAGATTCCCACCTGGACGATCCGGCCGGCGCCGGCCACCAGCCGGACGGCGTTTTCAAACGAGGAGGGCACACCGGTGGCCTCTATGACCAGGATGGGGCCGTTGCCGTCCGTCAACGAATCGAGCCGGGCGGCCTGCTCGGCGTCGGGGAAGGCGCCCCGGGGATCAACCAGGAGAGTGTCAGCGGCGCCGAAGGCCGTGGCGAGCTCCAGCCGGTCGGCTTCAGTGTCCGCGCAAAGTACTGTGACTCCGAGGTCGGTCAGGTACAAGGTGGCGAGGAGCCCGATGGGCCCGCTGCCCAGCACCAAAGCGGTTTCGCCAGCGACCGGGCGGCCGCGGTTTACAGCCTGCATGGCGATCGAGGCGGGTTCGCCCATGGCAGCGATTTCCAGCGGAAGGTCCTCGGGAACGAGGCAGAGCTTTTCCACCGGGACGCTGAGCAGTTCCACCATGGCCCCGTCGGAGTAGCAGCCGATGCAACCGATGCTGCGGCAGACGTTTTGCCTGCCCAGCTGGCACGGCTCGCACTGGCCGCAGTAGATCATGGGGCTGATGGCCACCCGGTCACCGGCACGAAAGGCACCGCCATCCTCGCCAATGGCCTCCACCACGCCTGAAGATTCGTGGCCTTGGATGATGGGCAGATCGGTGGGGTAGTCGTCTTCAAAGATGTGCAGATCGGTTCCGCAAAGAGCCACATGGTGCATGCGGACCAGAGCGTGTCCGGGTTCCAGGGAAGGTTCGGCCACCTCTTCAAAGCTGATGGTTTCTTTGGCAATGGTGCGTGCTGTCAGCATGGGATTTCCGGCCCCTACTTCTCGTTGGCGCCGAAAAAGATGTTCCACTGCCGGATGCTGCGTTCTTCCACCCGGTCGTTCTGGAAGAACGGGTCCTGGTCCATGAGGGCTTCAACATCGGCTTTGGACTCACCGGTGATGAGAAGCAGTGCCCCGGGGGCCTCGTCCGGGCCGAACGGGCCACTCTTGACCAGCCGGCCGCCGTCGAACTGCGACTGCAGGAACTCGACGTGGCGGGGGCGGTGCTGGTCGCGGCCGGCTGCGGTGTCATCAGAATATGAATAGGTGACGGCGAAAGTAGGCATGGGAAATTCCTCTGCATTGAGTCCGGGGGTTCAGGTGGGGCCTCACTTTTTTATGAGGGCGGTCACACCGTGTTATTCAATGGTGGGGAATTGATTGAGACTTGTCCAATACCTACTGAGTCAATGACAATGTGTAGATTTTACATAATCAGGGGCGGCCCAGGGTGGAGGCTGTTAGGCGGGGGTGGGGAGGACTTCCTCAGCCACTTCTAAAGCAAGTGTCAGGGCAGGTGAGGTGAGCGCCGGGTTCCAGGCAATGCCGGATTCGAGCTGCGGTGCATGGCCGGAGAGTGGAATGAATACTGTTCCGGCAGGCATGATGCCGGCAACGGAGTCAGGCATCAGGCTGACGCCCACGCCGCCGGCGACGAGTGAGAGGGCGGTGTAGGGGTCCGTTACTTCCTGGGCCACGCGGGTGCGGAACCCTGCAATGGTGCAGGCGGAAAAGATGGCCTCGCGCAGTGTGGAGCCCTGGGCCTGGCGCATGGTGACGAAGCCGTCTTCGGCCAGTTCGTTCAGGGCGATGCTTTGCCTGCCGGCAAGTGGGTGGTCTACCGGGACGGTGGCTCCGAGCGGTTCTATCGCGATGCGCCGGGTTGCCAGGGATGGTGCGTCCACGGGCAGGCCGATGAAGGACAGGTCCAGGGAGCCGTTCCGCAGGTGGCCCAGGGCGTCCTGGGTCAGGAGTCCGCCATGGAGGGTGAGGTCCAGGCCTGGGTAGCGGTTCCGCAGAGCCCGGGTCAGTGGCGGCAGCGTTTTGTGATTGAGCGCCCCTGAGAACCCGATGGCCAGACGCCCGTAAACAGTTCCGGTTTCAGCGGTGGCAGCGCGGCGGGCGAGGTCCAGTTCCTCGAGGATCTTCCGTGCGTGGGGCAGGAGCGACAATCCGGCAGTGGTCAGGGAAACGGCTCGTGTGTTGCGTTCAAACAGCTCTGCGCCCAAGTCCTTTTCCAGCTTTTTGATGGTCTGGCTCAGGGGCGACTGTGCCATATGCAGGCGAGTCGCGGCCCGGCCGAAGTGAAGCTCCTCGGCGACTGCCAAAAATGCCTCGATTTGCCGCAGTTCCATGTGCCTCCTCATCCGCCGTTCCGGCCGTCATCCCAAGGCTACTTCGTGCAGGCCGGCGGCCTGCCCCCGCAGATGGCGAGTGCAACGCCAAACCCCGGATCACGATCACTCACCCGGTCTGGACGGCACCCAAAGGCTAAGACCGGAAGTCATTTCCGGCCCCAGCTTCAATGACCCATGCCCGGTGCGCCCAGTCCGGGCCCAGCGGCGGCAGCGAGAGGTGGTTTCGCCGTTGAACCGCCAGGGTGCGGCTGGCGGGGCACCCGGTCTGAAGCATCCTGATGGCCGTGACGGGGATGTTGAGCTGCGCCGGTACCTGGTGGGTGTGGGGGAGCAGGGCCTCTTCCGGCGGCCGGCGGTTCCACCCGGCGGGTGCTGCGTGGATCAGCCGGACAGCCGTAGGGCGTTCAGGCTCGCGAGGTCTCAGGTAGGGCAGCTGCCCGGCCAGACACAACCGGGGCAAGGGCTTCGGTGGAGGGCAATTCTTCGGCCCCTGCAACAAACCTTTGGCCGCCGGGTTCCCGTTACTCCTGCTCTACAGCACTAGATTGCCTTAGATGCCTCCAGAGTAGTGGCTGCCCGGGCTGCGGCGACCGCGTGGCGGGCCGCCTGCCAGCCGAAGGTCATGCCGGAGCCGACCTGCACCCCTGCGCCGGGGTATTCCGAACCCATGACCGAGGCGGCATCGTTTCCGGCAGCGTAGAGTCCGGCGACGGGTTTGCCCTGGGTATCAAGTGCCTGCCCGTTACCGTCGGTGAGCACCCCGTAAGCGGTCCCCAGGGGTGTGGGCACTACGGCCATGGCATAAAACGGTGCCTTCAGCAGCGGCCCGATGTTCGGGTTCGGCCCGTGGTCCGGGTCCCCGGCCACCTGTCCGAAGAGCAGCTCGCCTTTGTGGAAGTCCTCATCCACGCCGGTGGCGGCAAAGCCGTTGTAGCGCTGCACGGTCGATTCCAGGCCGGCGGCGTCCACGCTGATCTGCCCCGCCAAGCCGGCGAGGGTCTCTGCCTCGTAGAGATAGCCGTCCTTGATGTAGCGCCGCAATGCCGCACGCGGCAGGTGGGGCATCGTGATCATGCCGAGCCCGTATTTTGCCAGGGTCCGCGAGTCCACGATCAGCCAGGCCGGTACTGCAGCAGCGTCCGTGGAAGCGAACATGGCCCGTACGAAGCGGTGGTAGGAACAGGATTCGTCCACGAAGCGCAAGCCGTTGGAGTCTACGGCGATCACGCCGGGACGGGCACGGTCCCAGATATGCGGGAAGACCACGCGGGAACCGTCCCTTCGCCGCCCGATCGAGCTGGGGAACCACAGGGCGTTTTCCCCGTTATCCCGGCCCAGGGCGGCCCCGGCCTCCCTGGCCAGGGACAGGGTGTCTCCGGTGGACCCTTCCCCGGCCCGCGAGTAGAGCGGCGTGGGGGAAGGCAGCAGCTTCGCGCGCATTTCAGTGCTTTGGGCGAAGCCGCCGCCGGCGAGCAGCGCGCCCTGGCGGGAACGGATGCGCAGGCGCGTGCCGTTGTGCACGACTGCGGCCCCGATTACGCGGTCCCCTTCCTTGAGCAGTTCCGTGGTTTGGGCGCCGAAAAGGAATTCCACCCCGCGGTTGCGCGATTCGTGGAACATCCGGGCCACAAGCCCGTTGCCCATGACCAGACGCGTGCCACGGGGACGGGTGAGCCGGTCAAGTGCCCACCGCAGGCCGAGTTGTGCAGCCAGAGCCACGGCCTTGCCGCGCTCAGCCAGCGAACCGGTGTAGAGCTTGAGCAAAGCGGACACGTCCGCACGGCGCAACATCAGGGTCCCGCCCATAAGTGCGAACTCAGGCACCGGCGGACGGACACGGGCGAAGTCGGACTTGTCCAGCAGGCGCCCGTTGAAGGGCTCCGGCTCCAAGGCGCGGCCGGTCTTGCCGGTCTCGGGCAGTTCGGAGTGGTAGTCGACCACGGCAGGGGATTGCCGGAAGGTAACGCCAAGCTCATGCATTGCCTCCAGCATCTTCGGCGCAGCGTCCAGGTAGGCGAGCCAGCCCTCCCGCGGGGCCTGACCGCCCACGACGGCATCCAGATAGCGTGTGGCCCGGTCGTAATCGTCCAGGATTCCGTCTTCTCGCTGGAACCGGTTGTTGGGCACCCAGCACGTCCCGGCCGAGTACGCGGTGGTTCCCCCAAGGAATTCGGTTTTTTCCAGAACCAGGACGTCCGAACCCTGCGCCGCGGCGGTCAACGCCGCTGAAAGCCCCGCCGCTCCCGTGCCAAGCACCAAAAGGTCCACTTCCTGATCCCACTTGTCCACCGAGGACGTTTTCATGCTTCTCCTTCGCGCACATCGGCGTGCGTCACGTGCTGAATGTCCTCCCCAGTATGAGCGCCAGACCATGTAGCGTCCATGACTAATTAAGTTATTGATTATGTGCGAAATAAGAATAGTGATGCGCGTGAACGGCAATGAGTGGTCGTACCAGGACGAGGATCTTGGGCCGCAGCAGTTAGCTTCGGAGCAGCCGGCATCGGAGCAAAGGTAGATCCGAGTGGCTCCTCGGCGGAGGTGTTTGGCCTTCCTGGCCGCGGCGGTTTGGGCGGAACGATCATCGGCGGACGGTCAGCACAGCGCATCAACTTTAGACATCACGGAAAGGCTGACTGAGAAATGACGCGGCCACCGTGGAAACATGAACTAGATGCCTAAGGCCTCCCGTTCTGCGCTGAACGCAGCACATCAGCATGACTGCAGTGGAATTCGCTCGCGGTCTGCGCAAGCTCCTGACGAGGGGAAACTCGGAATTCACCACGGACCGGGAGTCCTCGCAGCTACTTCTACTCCCGTGGTTTAAGAGCCGATAACCGGCCTTTCGTCAGCCTGAGCTGGGGGAGAGGCCCCAGCTGGCACATCTTTCCTGAGGTCGGCTAACGCGGCTTGTACACGTCGGATCGGTGTTCGATGCGGTGGACATACAGGATGTGCTCTTCGACGTCGAGGGTGAACAACACCCTGTAGTCACCGCGGCGTGCGGTGCGCAGGCCGCGGAGTTCGTTCGTCAACGGTTTACTCAGCCGGTAAGGGTTATCGGCCAGGACGCCAGTGACGAATTCGACGATCGCTGCCGCTGCCTTCTCGGGCAACCGCCGAAAACCCTTCAACGCGGGGCTGGTAACTTCGACCTTCCATGACGGATGACCGGCGGTCTGTGCATCAGTCACCGCGGCGGCAGCCCGAATTCACGGCGGAGGTCATCACCGCTGGTCGTGTTGCCTTCGGCGATGTCGCGCCGGGCCTGGTCCAGATCTTCGCGGATGCCAGGCTGGGAAAGCCAATGGATTGTTTCCTGCAGAGACTCGAGGTCCGCCGCGGACATCAGCACTGCCGACGGGTGCCCGTGGCGGGTGATCTGGATGATCTCGTGGGTCTTGTCAGCTTCCTCCACGAGGGCGGAAAGCTTGTCCTTGGCTTCGCTGAGCGGTACCGTTCTCATGGCACAACTCTAGCCGAAACTCAGGCTAGTCACTAGCCCAACTTTTAGCCGATAATGGATACTCTGTAAAGCTGGGGCAGGTCGATTGCATTGTGCAGACGGGGACGCAATGCTAGGCCAGCTTGGCTTGGCGCAGGTATTGATAGACCGTCTCCCGGCTGATTCCGTAGTCACGGGCGAGGATGACTTTGGGTACGCCGTCGCCAGCGCGATGTACCAGTTCGGCGGCTCGCTCGGGCGACAGGGTCTTTTTTCGTCCTTTGTAAACACCTCGTTGTTGTGCCAGCTTGATGCCTTCCCGCTGGCGTTCCCGGATAAGTGCCCGTTCGAATTCCGCGAAGGCCCCCATGACCGAGAGCATGAGGTTTGCCATGGGGGAGTCCTCGCCGGTGAAGACCAGGCTCTCTTTAACGAACTCAACGCGCACACCCTTGCGAGTGAGGCCTTGAACCAGTGCACGAAGGTCATCCAGGTTTCGGGCGAGCCGGTCCATGCTGTGCACCACCACTGTGTCCCCGTCGCGAGCAAAGCGTTGCAACTCGTTGAGCTGTGGCCTGGCCGTATCCCTGCCGGATGCTTTGTCCGTAAACACTCGGTCCAAAATCTGGCCTTCGAGCTGGCGCTTCTCATTCTGGTCTAGGGAACTGACCCGGACATACCCAATGCGCTGACCCACCATGACTGCCTCCAACTCTCATGCGTGACATTGAGTGTTAGGGCCAAGCGAACGCGGCGTCAAGGCTCTCCGGCTTTCGCATCGACTGTCGAAGCCGGCGCAGGTGATGCTGAGGTTATGCTCGTGCCGATTCCTACGCAAATCTATTCAGCAGAAGGGTTCGTACTGCTGTGTGGGTGCTGCTGAATATACGACTCGTAGGACGGGCGTGAGTCCAGCCAGGGCCAGCCGCCTTCCCTAGGACCTGCCGTAAGGGAGCCTAGGACCGGGAGGCCAAGTTCTGCACGCATGGCGTCACGAAGGACATGAAGCAGATCTTGGGCTTGAAACCACGCCGGGTAGTAGGAAGTGAACGCATGCCGCTTCTGGACTCGCCAGGTTATTTCCATCAGGGCGCCCGATACCCGGTCTGCGAGATCAGCAACATGACTGGTTGCCAGCAACTGAATCTCCCCAAGCAGTGGCTGAAGTGAGTCGTCCCAATTTATGAAGTATTCCGTGAGCCTCTCAGAGATGATTTCGTCGTCTTCATCGGAAACTTCCGAGTCCCCGTCATACGACAAGAAAGCAGCTACCCCATCAATCTCTCGAAGCATGACTTCGGCTAACGCCAGATATTTCGCATAGGCCGCGCGCCGGTCCAGAAGCCAACGACGGCTATCCTCGACCTTGACCTTGCGCATCTCGCTCGAACGAGCCAGCAGGGCCGATACGACGGCAACAGCAAGGCCGCCGCCAATTGTGAATCCGCCGGTAAGAAGCGCTGTGGTCGTCTGGGGATCCATGCTTTGATCCTAAGAGGGGCGGCGTCACTCAAGGCGCAACTATTACATGGTCGAGCAAGAAAAAGTGGTAAACCGGTTGCACCGGAAGCCCGAATCCCCAAGCCCGGTCAGCTCTAGTGGCTGCGAGGAAAGGTGTGTGAGTGATGCATCTGGTGCAATAAGCAGACCTTTACTTTACGTAACGTCCGCTATGGGCGGCCGGTGTCCGCGTGGGGGAGCGATGTACGTTTCGGGGGAGGGTCGAATGCCCTGGCGTTGGGCGGCGCGGGAATGCGCTGACGCGGGGCCGCCTGGCGTGGACCCGTCGTATTCCGGTCCTTTGACATGGGAACAACGGCTTATTGGTGTACGTTGCAGTCTCATCAGAAAGAACACCGTAGAAAACGTCAGAAATGAGAAGCACCTAGTGGCAACCGATTACGACGAAGTCCGTTCCGACGTCAAGGAATCCCAGGATTCTTCCCTGGAGGCTTTGCAGTCTGCGAATGCCCCTGATGCCCGCAGCGTCGTCACCGAACTGGACGAAGCCGATGCACTCGATGAGGGCCTGACTCCTGGGGGAGAGATCGTCGCCGAAGAGCTCATTGTTCAGGTCATTCCCCAGGCAGCGGACGAGTTCACCTGCTATTCCTGTTTCCTCGTCAGGCACCGGTCCCAGCTCGCCCGCGAAAGCAATGGCCACTCGTACTGCATCGAGTGCGAAGGCTAAGCGCCTTCGCAAGGGCGTAGCATCCGACGGCACGCCGCCATCAGGGTGGTGCATCCACCACCAGCGGGGGTCGGGTAGTCCCAGGAGGCTTAGGAAGGCATCACTTTTGGGCGTTGCTTCGATGACTCGGGAGTGGATTTTCTACCCTGACGGGAAGATTGTTGTTGCGGTTCAGGCAGCCTGCGTAGCCACTGCTGC contains the following coding sequences:
- the ligK gene encoding 4-carboxy-4-hydroxy-2-oxoadipate aldolase/oxaloacetate decarboxylase, which codes for MRLNNLGIVRTNIERPDPADVKRLSQFGVATIHEAMGRVGLLRPYIRPAYTGAKLCGPAVTVLLQPGDNWMFHVAAEQVQEGDVIVAGCTTESEDGFFGELLATSLTARGCKGLVIDGGVRDVADLEKLGFPVFSRAINSKGTVKATLGSVNIPVVVANAVVNPGDVVVADVDGVVVVPRELVGAVADASQKREDNEEAKRQQFREGVLGLDIYNMREPLAKAGLEYVEA
- a CDS encoding amidohydrolase family protein, yielding MIIDIHGHYTTAPTQLGAWRDLQIAFTEGRADAPDPATLRISDDDIRETIEANQLKLMNERGSDVTVFSPRASFMAHHIGDLAVSETWARICNDLCARVGELYPERFLVGAMLPQSPGTDPATSVAELTRAVEELGAVTVNLNPDPSGGNWTSPPLTDRSWYPIYEKLVEYEIPAMVHVSTSCNPAFHTTGAHYLNADTTAFMQLLQGDLFRDFPELKLVIPHGGGAVPYHWGRFRGLAMALGKPEIEEHLLNNVFFDTCVYHQPGIDLLTKVVPTENILFASEMIGAVRDVDPRSGHYFDDTKRYIDATTNLNDAQRAQVFEANARRVYPRLDRALTARGL
- a CDS encoding LysR family transcriptional regulator translates to MTFTDLNQLRTFVTLYELRSVTGAARRLHVTQPTVSHSLKRLRERFGDELFRREGNDMVPTAKATQLFGPLHNALAQIDATVMGSDVFEPTGFSGELVLGLTSIGEQTFLPPIMTALGRVGADPRIQVERLDSDEVESALIRGTIDLALTVSRIATPRLWRTHVRSVEYVALSSGSHPLPATGPDMFEGRRFVRVSARGGHVYPVQALTEHDLMSQVVLTMEEYGTVPAVLEATDLVVLLPRHVAGVFCGWFPRLRIAELPWPAQSTPVELYTRREASLSQAQRWFRSLVLDAVAADEYKSQS
- a CDS encoding FAD-dependent oxidoreductase; the protein is MNSVTTPPDGLAGSYDVVVAGSGASGLVAAVRAADAGLSVLVVEKAAQLGGTTAAGGGVMWAPNNHLARGAGFADSHADAVAYLTAAAGHVLAPEEIHWYISTARRAVEYLTNNTQVSLTAIARPDYHMEWAGAASGGRGLDNDAFDPAGYPGMAELIRPSSYFPLLTMTERDELNGRGADPALLARRAATGVRTMGGALVGRLLASALDRGVHIAVEAPLQDLVPVGDGSTDGWKVTIGAGQGSKQIATAAVVLASGGFEWNPRLRKAFLPFPVTPIGAPSNEGDGLELGLKSGAGVADMTAVWGVPVISTPAHQYDGVQSGRMGNVEMTLPGSITVNAAGKRFVNEALNYHDAARLFASIDPHTRGQQNNPAWLIFDSTYMSKYPVAGSTPGTPADWMTQAETLEELAGKIGIEPAGLDQTVTRFNADAAHGVDTEFHRGSTPQDRFLGDAGVAPNPCLAPLVTGPFYAVPISAGTLGTSGGLDTDFNGQVLDRHRQRIPGLYAAGNVSAGVFRNTYPGGGATLGSAITRAFAVGEHLSQTLASHQAA
- a CDS encoding alcohol dehydrogenase catalytic domain-containing protein; translated protein: MLTARTIAKETISFEEVAEPSLEPGHALVRMHHVALCGTDLHIFEDDYPTDLPIIQGHESSGVVEAIGEDGGAFRAGDRVAISPMIYCGQCEPCQLGRQNVCRSIGCIGCYSDGAMVELLSVPVEKLCLVPEDLPLEIAAMGEPASIAMQAVNRGRPVAGETALVLGSGPIGLLATLYLTDLGVTVLCADTEADRLELATAFGAADTLLVDPRGAFPDAEQAARLDSLTDGNGPILVIEATGVPSSFENAVRLVAGAGRIVQVGISPRAASISMKDLPFKELDIMGSRNSLNLIPDGLALLARHPDQARALMTHRFDFSDLPRAYALMGNRTEKVGKIVIDMPAAQAAGSAASSQQAVSA
- a CDS encoding YciI family protein, whose translation is MPTFAVTYSYSDDTAAGRDQHRPRHVEFLQSQFDGGRLVKSGPFGPDEAPGALLLITGESKADVEALMDQDPFFQNDRVEERSIRQWNIFFGANEK